Below is a window of Streptomyces sp. NBC_00223 DNA.
CGCTTCGGCCGGGCTCTCGAAGGCGCGGTCACAGAGACGACGGCCCCGCGACCGTGACGACTCCTGCGGAGGGGCGCGCCGCGGGGCACTCGCGCCGGCGCATCGGACGGGCGGGCGGGGGCCGGACACGCTCCGGCTCGAACCGGGCCGACCGCGGCTCGCAACAGGCGCGTTGGAGCACTTCACCGGCGTGCGCGTCCGTGAAACAAGCCGGTCGAGAACAGGCCAACCCACTTCCGCCGACGCACCGGGCGGCCGGGACGACAGCGCGCGGAAAGCCTTACCGGGCAACCGCGTTCGGGAACGCCGAGTCCCGGCCGGCTCCTTGGGACCGCGGAAGACCGCCAGTCGATTTTCGGACGGAGCCGCGCTTGCCCCTTCCTCTCGCGCCTCACCAGGCGAACGATGTCCCACGAGTTGCACGTCAGGGTTGCGTGTCGATGAGCACACCACTCACGTTCAGGATCTCGTGGCACTGCTGTGCCTGACGCCCGGTGGCCGGTGTGCCCGGCTTCGCGCAGGTCACGTTCACCGTGACGGTCGCGTTCTCAGGGATCTCGATGGGGGTGACCCAGTGGTAGTCCTGGTTGCGAAAAGTCTCCAGTGCGATGGTGGTGATCTTCCGGTCGCCGAAAGCGATGGTCATCACCCCTTCGTCGCCCTGGAAGTTGGCGACGACGATGTCCGTGACGCCGAAGACCTTGCCCGGGGGCACCACGTAGTCGCCGGTCTTGCTCTTCCCGCCGGACACCTGCACGTCGATGGTGGCCGAGCTCTGCTGCCCGCCGCCGCCCGCCGTACCGCCGGTTCCGCCGGATGCCGTTCCCTTGCCCGGCTGCGCGGTCGCGCCGCCGGCCTGCGGGGAGCTGGTGCCCGGGCCGGAGCCATCGGGTGGCGGCTGCCCGTTCCGGGTGCCGACGGGTGTGGGGCTCTGATGCGCCACCGCGTCGGCGGCCTGCTTGGCCGTGCTGCGCACCACCGGACGCACCAGGGCGAACCAGGCGAGTACCAGCGCGATCAGGAGTGCGAGCAGGGCGAGCAGCCACTTGGGGAAGACCGGGATCTGGACGAACTGCGCCTCCAGCAGCGGCGGTTGTCCGGCCGCGGCCCGATCGGTGCCCTGCGCCACCGAGGTGTCGCTGACGTGCACGGTGAACGGCCAGACCACCGGCTTGCCGAACCAGATCGGCCGGCCGGTCGCGCGTACCCGCAGCAGGGTCTGCGCCGACTCCCCCGGTTCCAGTCGCAGTTCGGTGGGCGAGAACGCGAACCGCAGTTCCTCTCCCGCCTGTTCTGGTGTGAAGGCCACCTGGGCCGGGGAGTTGCCCTCGTTGCGTACGGCCAGCCGGTAGCGGCCCCGCAGCCAGCCGCGTCGGCGGTGCGGCAGCAGTTCGGCGCGGAGTTCATGGAACTCCTCGACGTGCACGGTGGTTTCGGGCACCGTGACGGACTCGGGGTGTTCGGCGGGCAGCACCCGTACGCCCAGGGGGATGTCACCGGCCCGCACCTCGGGGGAACGCGGCGGGTTCAGTCGGATGGTCACCGTCTCGGAGGTGCCCGGGTAGAGGGAGACGCGCTCGGGTTCGACGGCGGCCCAGGCCGCGCAGTCGCCGACGACCTCCAAGGTGTACGCCTCGACGATGTCGGTGTCATTGCGGACGGTCAGGACGGTCGAGGCGGTACCGCCGGGCATCACCGTCACCGCCGGGATGTCGAGTCCCGGCGCTCCGGCTCCGGAAGAGGCTGTGGGTGGCGTCACGCCACGACGGTAGGACCGCGGCCGGGGCGCGAGGAGAGGTACGAGGGCAACACCGGGGCAGTCGGCGTGCCCCGGGTGGTCAAGGGCGGCCGCCTCGAACGGCCCGCCGGTTGAGGCGGATCCGCGCCGTACGCGCCCCGCCGGACCGACGCCCCCGCCTCGCTTCCACACCCACGTCCACGTCCACGCCCACGCCCACGCCCCCGCTTCCCGCCTCGCTCCCCCACCGACGCTCCCCACCTCGCTTCCCCTCCCCCGCTCCCCCACCTCGCTTCCACGCCTTGCCGTTCCCGCAGTTCCCGCTCCTGCCCGACCATCGTCACGAAGTGGAACGCATCGATATGTCCGGCTCCGCGAAAGACACCCCGCTCGTCCCCGCACCTCACGTGTCCGTCCCCGCACCCCACCTGTCCGTCTCTGTCCCGGCCGACCGGACGCCGCGTGTGAGCGTGGCCGTCCACGCCCAGGACCAGGTCCTGTACATCGGCGTCGTGCACCAACTGCGCCAGCGCCCCGAGGTCGAGTTGCTCACCGAAGCCGACGCGGAACGGGCGCAGACCTCGCTCGTGATCGTCGACGCCGTGGACGACGCCGTCATCGCCCTGTTGCAGCGGATGCGGCGCAACTCCGCCACCAGAACCGGCCTGGTGGTCGGCACGTTCGACTCCACGGCGCTGCAACGCGTGGTCGAGTGCGGTGTCACCGGGGTGCTGCGGCGCGCCGAGGCGAACCAGGACCGGCTGCTGCACCTGGTGCTCGCGATGGCCAACAACGAAGGCGTCCTGCCCGGCGACCTGCTCGGCACGCTGCTGACCCAGGTCGGCAACTTCCAGCGTTCGACGCTCGATCCGCGCGGTCTGTCGCTGTCCGCGCTCTCCACGCGCGAGGCCGACATGCTCCGCCTGGTGTCGGAGGGGCTCGACACCGCGGAGATCGCGCAGACGACCTCGTACTCGGAACGGACCGTCAAGAACGTGCTGCACGAGATCACCACGCGGCTCCATCTGCGCAACCGGGCCCACGCGGTCGGGTACGCGCTGCGCAACGGGCTGATCTGACCGGCCGGGGGTCGGCCCGGCCCCGGGCCCTGCCCGAAAGCCCGCCCGGCCCCGGGCGCTGCCCGAAAGCCCGCCCGGCCCCGGGCGCTGCCCGAAAGCCCGCCCGGCCCCGGGCCCTGCCCGAAAGCACAGCCCGTGCTTCCCCCGGGCACGGACCGGCCGCCCTGCCGCGCGCACGAGCGCGTGCCGCACAGTGACGGAGCACATCCAGGGGGACATCCAGGGGCACATCCAGGTGTCCGGAGACTGCGAGGTGGACGTGGACGGCACGGCTGGCCCGGGCAGGCAGCGCCGACTGGGCGGATTCGGCGTGTCGCTGCTCCTGCTGGTCCCGCTGCTCGCGGGGACGGTGGCCTCCGCCTCCGGCGACTCCGAGCCCCGGCCGGCGTCGGACGACGTGACGGCCGTTCCCCTGGCGGACACCTCCGCCACCCGGATCGCCTACGCCGGCACCGACCACCGCAGCCTCGGCCGGGTCGCCACCACCACGTCCAGCGACCCGCTGTTCGGGGCGGGCCCCACGCACTTCGACGTCGATCCCGCCGCCCTCGGGGACACGCTGGTGTTCACGAGCCGGCGCGACGAGAAGTGTCCGCAGGTCTACCTGCGGGCCGCCGACGGGTCGGTGCGCAAGCTGACCAGCGGCCGGGACGCGGCCCATCCGCGGCTGACCCCGGACGGCGCGGCCGTGGTGTTCGACTCGGCGGAACCGGGCGGCCCGGACGGCGGGACGCAGCGCGACCTGTGGCTGGTGCGCACCGACGGCACCGGCCTGACCCGGCTGACCGACACGCCGTCCGACGAGGAGAGCCCGACCGTGTCACCGGACGGGACGCTTCTGGCGTACTCCGGCAACGGCGATCCCGCGCTCGGGCAGCAGATCTACGTACGCCCGCCGGCCGGCGGAGCCGCGACCCGGATCACCGGCGCGAACGGCGGTACGGCGACGGAGCCCGTGTGGAATCCGGTGGACGACCCGGCGCACCGGGACCTCCTCGCGTACACCTTCACCGCCGACGCGGCGACGGGCCCGCGGCTGAGGGTGACCGGCGGGGACGCCGGGGACCAGCCGCTGCTGGCGGGCGACCAGGCACAGTGGCGGACCCACGGGGCAGCCTGGCTGCCCGACGGGGACGGGGTGCTGTTCCTCAGCCCCGACCGCACCTGTGGCTGCGAGGGCGACTGGGAGCATGTCTTCCGGGCGCCGGCCCACTCCGCCGACACCCCGGAGCTGGTGCTCAGCGAGGACCGGGAAGTCGGCTCGGCGACGTGGGTCGGCCCGCTGGACGGCGGCTATCCGGTGGTGGACCGCACCACCGCGTCCGGGCCGCACGTGGTGACCCTCCAGGACATCCGCGCGGACGGCGCCGACCCGCGCGACCTCGGACTGGCCCTGCTGAACGAGGACCCGGCGGCCGACACCAACACCGACCCGTCGAAGGACCCGCTCTTCCAGCCGGCGGCCGGATACGACCCGTGGACCGAGCGGCAGAGCTACACGCCCGACGGCCGGCGCATCGTGGTCACCCGGTTCGAGGACGGCTCGGACGGGCGGCGGATCGAGCGGATCTGGACGGTGGACGCCGACGGCTCCCACCCGGAGCCGATGGACCTGGCCGGGCGGGGTGCGGACGACTGGGACACCGACCCCGCCGTCTCCCCGGACGGCAGGTACCTCGCCTTCACCCGGACCTCGCCGGGCGGCGTCGGCTCGGCTTCGGGACCCGG
It encodes the following:
- a CDS encoding COG1470 family protein translates to MPAVTVMPGGTASTVLTVRNDTDIVEAYTLEVVGDCAAWAAVEPERVSLYPGTSETVTIRLNPPRSPEVRAGDIPLGVRVLPAEHPESVTVPETTVHVEEFHELRAELLPHRRRGWLRGRYRLAVRNEGNSPAQVAFTPEQAGEELRFAFSPTELRLEPGESAQTLLRVRATGRPIWFGKPVVWPFTVHVSDTSVAQGTDRAAAGQPPLLEAQFVQIPVFPKWLLALLALLIALVLAWFALVRPVVRSTAKQAADAVAHQSPTPVGTRNGQPPPDGSGPGTSSPQAGGATAQPGKGTASGGTGGTAGGGGQQSSATIDVQVSGGKSKTGDYVVPPGKVFGVTDIVVANFQGDEGVMTIAFGDRKITTIALETFRNQDYHWVTPIEIPENATVTVNVTCAKPGTPATGRQAQQCHEILNVSGVLIDTQP
- a CDS encoding helix-turn-helix transcriptional regulator, with the protein product MSGSAKDTPLVPAPHVSVPAPHLSVSVPADRTPRVSVAVHAQDQVLYIGVVHQLRQRPEVELLTEADAERAQTSLVIVDAVDDAVIALLQRMRRNSATRTGLVVGTFDSTALQRVVECGVTGVLRRAEANQDRLLHLVLAMANNEGVLPGDLLGTLLTQVGNFQRSTLDPRGLSLSALSTREADMLRLVSEGLDTAEIAQTTSYSERTVKNVLHEITTRLHLRNRAHAVGYALRNGLI